In Litorilinea aerophila, the following proteins share a genomic window:
- a CDS encoding FadR/GntR family transcriptional regulator has translation MRSDAGVVFGAVKKSAISEDIVANLLSLIRERELRPGDKLPPERELAAMMQVSRPSLREALRALSIMNVIEIRQGDGTYVTSLEPNLLMSHLDFVFALTDATFLELFEARKILEPGIVAMAAARITDEEIAQLEACLARSMEKTHEPEAFVAADLELHETIARAAKNSILERFMASISQLGRVSRTRTVQLPGVIQRSVQDHQAIVQALKARDPEAARQAMLQHLLNVERELRELGASRDDHDDDTAR, from the coding sequence ATGAGATCGGATGCTGGCGTGGTTTTTGGCGCCGTGAAGAAGAGCGCCATTTCAGAAGATATCGTGGCCAATCTGCTCTCCCTGATCCGGGAGCGGGAGCTGCGGCCTGGGGACAAGCTGCCGCCGGAGCGGGAGCTGGCCGCCATGATGCAGGTGAGCCGACCGTCCCTGCGGGAGGCCTTGCGGGCCCTCTCCATCATGAATGTGATCGAGATCCGCCAGGGGGATGGTACCTACGTCACCTCCCTGGAGCCCAACCTGCTCATGTCCCACCTGGATTTTGTCTTTGCCCTCACGGACGCCACCTTCCTGGAGCTGTTCGAGGCCCGCAAGATCCTGGAGCCGGGCATTGTGGCCATGGCCGCGGCCCGCATCACGGACGAGGAGATCGCCCAGCTGGAGGCGTGCCTGGCCCGCTCCATGGAAAAGACCCACGAGCCCGAGGCCTTCGTGGCCGCCGACCTGGAGCTCCATGAGACCATTGCCCGGGCAGCCAAGAACAGCATCCTGGAACGCTTCATGGCCAGTATCAGCCAGTTGGGCCGGGTGAGCCGGACGCGCACGGTCCAGTTGCCGGGGGTCATCCAGCGCTCCGTGCAGGACCATCAGGCCATCGTCCAGGCGCTGAAGGCCCGGGATCCAGAGGCGGCCCGCCAGGCGATGTTGCAACATCTGTTGAACGTGGAACGAGAATTGCGAGAACTGGGAGCCAGCCGGGATGACCACGATGACGACACAGCCCGTTGA
- a CDS encoding SMP-30/gluconolactonase/LRE family protein, with the protein MTTQPVERDWEGGPVRYPDPAVEVLDERFRPYRLGNAAVERLFTGLRWGEGPAWFGDARHLIFSDIPNNRLLRWSEETGTVTVFRSPSNYANGNTRDRQGRLITCEHGTRRVTRTEYDGRITVLMDRYQGKRLNAPNDVVVHSDGAIWFTDPGYGSLLNYEGEKGEQELPPYVYRLDPVTGQATVVADDFVKPNGLCFSPDESRLYIVDTGVSHTPGGPSHIRVFDVVEGRRLTNGRVFVEMAPGTADGIRCDVDGNLWVAAGWGGPGYDGAHCYAPDGVRIGQVHLPEPCSNLCFGGVKKNRLFMTCGQSLYALYVEALGAQWP; encoded by the coding sequence ATGACGACACAGCCCGTTGAACGCGACTGGGAAGGGGGGCCGGTCCGGTATCCTGATCCGGCCGTGGAGGTGTTGGACGAGCGCTTTCGCCCCTATCGGCTGGGCAACGCGGCCGTGGAGCGCCTCTTCACCGGCCTGCGCTGGGGGGAAGGGCCCGCCTGGTTCGGCGACGCCCGCCACCTGATCTTCAGCGACATTCCCAACAACCGCCTCCTGCGCTGGTCGGAGGAGACGGGCACGGTGACGGTCTTCCGCAGCCCCTCGAACTACGCCAACGGCAACACCCGGGACCGCCAGGGACGGCTCATCACCTGCGAGCACGGCACCCGCCGGGTGACCCGCACCGAGTACGACGGGCGCATCACCGTGCTGATGGACCGCTACCAGGGGAAGCGTCTGAACGCGCCCAACGATGTGGTGGTCCATTCGGACGGCGCCATCTGGTTCACCGACCCGGGCTATGGCTCCCTGTTGAACTACGAGGGGGAAAAGGGCGAGCAGGAGTTGCCGCCCTACGTCTACCGCCTGGATCCGGTCACCGGCCAGGCTACGGTGGTGGCCGATGATTTCGTCAAACCCAACGGCCTCTGCTTCTCACCTGATGAATCCCGGCTCTACATTGTGGATACGGGCGTCTCCCACACGCCGGGCGGGCCGTCCCACATCCGGGTGTTCGACGTGGTGGAGGGCCGACGGCTGACCAATGGCCGGGTCTTTGTGGAGATGGCACCGGGCACGGCGGACGGCATCCGCTGTGATGTGGACGGCAACCTGTGGGTGGCGGCGGGGTGGGGTGGCCCCGGCTACGACGGCGCCCACTGCTACGCGCCGGACGGCGTCCGCATTGGCCAGGTTCACCTGCCGGAGCCCTGCTCCAACCTCTGTTTTGGGGGGGTGAAGAAAAATCGCCTCTTCATGACCTGCGGCCAATCCCTCTACGCCCTGTACGTGGAAGCCCTGGGCGCCCAGTGGCCCTGA
- a CDS encoding CAP domain-containing protein — protein sequence MNLDALVMRSARLLLLVILATSVTILSVHAQDAPAEPFAPSSRIYLPMVANTGNDASGARAECHLSPQEQQIADLLTGAPEQQRPEMRCHPVLAAVARQRAEDMANRGYFGHVTPEGYGPNYLVMQAGFDLPDWYDLSPDGNNIESIAAGYGTAQATWEQWMGSSGHRVHLLGEHPFYREQVEFGAGYAANPNSPYVHYWVILTAPPEGE from the coding sequence ATGAATCTTGATGCCCTCGTAATGCGCAGCGCTCGTCTGCTGCTCCTTGTCATCCTGGCAACCAGCGTCACCATCCTGTCCGTCCACGCCCAAGATGCCCCGGCCGAACCATTTGCCCCTTCCAGCCGGATTTACCTGCCCATGGTGGCCAACACCGGCAACGACGCCAGCGGTGCCCGGGCAGAATGCCACCTCAGTCCCCAGGAACAGCAAATCGCCGATCTGCTGACCGGCGCGCCGGAGCAGCAGCGGCCAGAGATGCGCTGTCATCCCGTGCTGGCCGCGGTGGCCCGGCAGCGGGCCGAGGACATGGCCAACCGGGGCTACTTCGGCCACGTCACGCCGGAGGGCTACGGTCCCAACTACCTGGTGATGCAAGCAGGTTTCGATCTGCCGGATTGGTACGACCTATCGCCAGATGGCAACAACATCGAGTCCATCGCTGCGGGGTATGGCACAGCACAGGCCACCTGGGAACAGTGGATGGGCTCCAGCGGACATCGGGTCCACCTGTTGGGAGAACACCCCTTCTACCGGGAACAGGTGGAGTTCGGGGCCGGCTACGCCGCCAATCCCAACAGTCCCTATGTCCACTACTGGGTGATCCTGACCGCGCCGCCGGAAGGGGAGTAG